The sequence below is a genomic window from Mycobacteroides abscessus ATCC 19977.
GCTTGTCGCGCTCATCCACATCGGAGGTGATGAGGGTGGCGGCCTCGGCATCGGTGCGGGCGATGACGACGGTCGGGGTGTTGGCGACGTCGGCGGCCAGGCGAGCAGAGGTCAGGGTGCGGATGTGCTGCTGGGTGGGGATCAGCACCTTGCCACCGAGGTGGCCGCACTTCTTCTCCGAGGCCAGCTGGTCCTCCCAGTGGGTACCGGCGGCACCCGCGGCGATCATGGCCTTCTGCAGTTCGTAGACGTTCAGCGCGCCACCGAAGCCGGCCTCACCGTCAGCGACGATCGGCACGAGCCAGTTGTCGACACTGGTGTCGCCCTCGACGCGGGCGATCTCGTCGGCACGCAGCAGGGCGTTGTTGATGCGGCGAACCACGGCCGGCACCGAGTTGGCCGGGTACAGGCTCTGGTCCGGGTAGGTGTGGCCGGAAAGGTTGGCGTCACCGGCGACCTGCCAACCGGACAGGTAGATGGCCTTGAGGCCGGCGCGGACCTGCTGCACGGCCATGTTGCCGGTCAGGGCACCCAGCGCGTTGATGTACGAGTCGTCGTCCTTGCTGACGGCGTCCCACAGGATCTCGGCGCCACGGCGGGCAAGGGTGTTCTCCTCGACGACGCTGCCCTGCAGCTCCTCAACCTGGGCGGCGGTGTAGTCGCGGGTGATGCCCTTCCAGCGGGGGTTGGTGTCCCAGTCCTGCTGGATTTCGGCCGCGGTGCGCGGCTTGCCGACATTCGACATTGGTACTCCTCTGTTACTTGCCCTGACGTTTGGCTGTCCGATTTTCTGCCACGGACAGATTGTTAACGCTCAGGCACGTTCACTGCGTTGACTGTTACGACGATGTCACAGACCATATGCGCAGGTCCACCCGTTCCCGATGCCAATTTTCGCTAGGCATTGACAGCCTTTTGCTAACCTTGCGAAGCGGCTAATCGTACGCCCGTACTGTTGCTACCGACCGGTAACCAACAATCCCCTGTTCAGAACGCTCGTACTGTTAAACGACCGACGCCGCGTCTAGTTATCGAGCGAATATCGAGGCGAGGGCCTTCACTTCGTCGCCAACGACATATGTGAGCGTTGTAACACCGCGACCCGGGACACCGAACTCGGTTCCGTCCTCGTAGACGTTGGTGATGATCTCGAGCTTGTCCCCCAGCGAAACCGCGGAGTCGTGCTCGAGGCATACCCGGAACGGCGCGGACCGGGTCTCGGATTCCCTGGAGAGGTGATCTTCCACGATGCTCCAGTAGACGGAGTTATTCATGTGGTCGAACAGATCCATGTCGGTGAAGCGCACGGGGAAGTCCCGGATGTCCGTCGCGGTGTCGCGGCTCCCGGGCTTGTTGTAAGGCTTCCAACGCAACCGGCCCACATCGGTCGTGGACGCGACGGTGGCGAGGAAGTCGTCGTCGATACGCGCCGGCCCCTGGGTCTCGCTGCTGACGTGAATCCAGAACGCTTCCGATTCGACGAGCCCGCCATCGCGTCCATCCAGCCGTACCCGCATCTGACACCACCGGTTGGAGGTGGCCGAACACCACCGGCGCAGCCACAGCGCTTCCTTGAAGTCGATCGGCTTGATGACATCGATCATGGTGCGACGCACGATCCACAGCGGGTGGGTCTCCTCGGCCTCCACTCCCCGCAGGTGATCCTGGCCGATGTCCTGGATATGCCGGGCAGCCCCGTCCAGCCGTAGTCGCCCGCCGGAGTCGACGTCTGCCATCCGCACCGGCCAGCGGGCCTCGTAGACGTGGGGATGCGCGTGGGGCACGGGCATCATGTCCTTGTCGAGGCCCATACTCGGTTCGGTGCTCACGACCCGATCATCACACACCTGCCGGTTGCGGCGGTGAAGCGCTCAGGCCGAGACGATAGGTGCGGCAAGATCTGCCACATCCGTCGCGGCTGCTGCGGGCGTCCGCCGCTGAAATCCGACAAGAGCTGCGGCACAGGCGAAATCGAATCCGGACACATCCAACTGCCGTGGATCCCTAAGAACCCGACGGGATTCAAACCCGCCACCCATGCATGAGCAGTTAACCGATCCGCACCCGGCCGCACCACCACCGTACTGTTGTTCATCAGGAACTGCACGAGTATTTCGCCTGTCGCCCAAGGGATTATTTGCGCAGTACGCAAACGGCACGCAGCCGGACCGCGATAACGGCCACCGGAGCCCTAGCGAAAGATGCTCCGGACCGGCTGGATCGCAGTCGGTCAGACGAGACCGACTCCGGTGAGCACCTGCCAGATTCCGACCACCGCGAACAGGACCAGCAACACCAACTGCCGATGGGACAGTGCCCAGTTATGAATCGGTTCGAGCACGGCCTGGGTCCGCGCCGGGGCGATCACATAGCTGATGAGCGCGATCTCGAAAACCGCGAGCATGGTGAAGACGAAGACGACGGCCGCGATGACCTGCGTGCTCATCGCGGTACCGGAACCCACGATGATGGTGTCCACCAGCAGAACCAATGGTGGCGGCGGCATGTATCCGATTCCGAGTACCAGTGCCACCCACAGCGCACCGTTCTCCCAGGCGCCCTTGCCTCGGTGAAGAAGGCGCTGAAATGTCGAGCCGAGGTAAGAAACAGCACCCCTGATTCGGCCCACCGGCCGGGCTTCGACCGCTGGTGCCTCCGAGTCCAGTACCAAGACCGACGAATCGCCGCCCGCCCCCGTCGCCACAGGCTGGTTCTCACGCTGGCGGGACCGGAGCCGTGTCGCTATCCACACGGCTATGACGACACAGAGCACGCCGGTGCCGAGTTGAAGAGGCTTGATGGACGAACCTGGGTCCGCGGTCGCAAGATTCTTTGCGAAGGACGCGAAACTCGGGACCATGTGCAGGGCGAAAAGTGCGATCACAAATGACGGCACATTGACCACCAGCGCACCAACCCAGAACGCCAGCAGGTTCTGCACGGGGCGGGGTCGCGAAATCACCACAAGGATCAAACCGAGCAGCACCGGGTTCAGTGACATCAAAAATGCCAAACCCAATAATTCCCGCCACATATCCCTAACCCTACCTCGTTTGCTCGCGAATGACATCTCCTACCGAATCAGCCCGAATTACGCTGGGCGCGTTCAATAGACATGTATTCATCCCGACCCGAAGTGGCTGGATTCAATTAACCATCACGGGAATTGCATCGCGGCGTCATCCGCTACCGCACGTTAAAGCAACCCATGCAATTGAAGGTCACTCGCATATTTTGCGATGATCGGCGCCGATACCTGCGGAATATCGTGGTCGGAACCGATTTTCGCCTTCCGGACGGCCGCGTGAAAACGGTCTGCCGGTGCCATTGGCCCCCGCACGGGTTCCGGCGGCTGACCATCCCAACCGTGGTCCTGCAGGATCTTCAGCATCTGCAACACCGACCCCTGGCGCTGGTGATCGGGCAAGGCGTGCAGACGAGCCTCGAACTGCCGCACCCACTCGCCGAAATCGTCAATGCGTTCGATCGGATGACCGGCTTCGATCAACCAGTCGACGTACTCGTCGATCCCGATGCCGTCGTCATGCGGATTCATCACGTGGTAGGTCTCAAAATCCGCAGATCCGTCGAATGAGCCGGCGGCACCGCCTCCCAGGGCCGTGATCGCCTCCGCCACAAATTCCACCGGCAGCCCGTCGAAGTGCGCGCGCTGCCGATTCCCGTCGGCATCGAGCTGGTAAACGGAGTACGGCGCCACTCCCGTCGCGACGACGCTGAGCACCATGCGGGCCACCGTGTCCGAAGCGTTCACCTGACCGGCATAGCTCGTGTCAACCATGATCATCCCGGAACGGAACACCTTGACCGGCAACCCAACCTGCTCATGAGCTTCCCGCAGCAGCACCTCGCCCGCCCACTTGCTATTGCCGTACCCATTGGCGTAACTGCCATCGGACGGCCTGGTCGCGCTGATGACTCGAATATCGGCGTCTTCGCGGAATACCGACTTCTCGATCTCACGGCCCACATCGGCCGTCGAAATGTAGGTGTATGGCTTGAGTTTTGTTGTCAGCGCAAACCGGATGAGTTCGGCCGTGCCCACCACATTGGGCCCGAACAGCTCGCTATACGGCAGCACGCTGTTGACCAGTGCCGCAGAATCGACAATCAGGTCGACGGTATCGGCCAGCCTCTGCCAAGTGTCCTGATCCAGCCCGAGGCTGGGTTCGGCCTTGTCTCCGGCGATCACCTGTAGCCGGTCGGCCGCCAGCGCCTCGTACACCCGGATGAGTTCCGGGTCACCGCTGTCGAATGTCTTGTCCAGACGCCGGCGTGCCTCTTCGTCAGACTTGGCCCGCACTAAGCAGATCAGTGTGCCGTCGACCTGCTCCAACTCCCTGAGCCATTGCAGCACCAGATACCGCCCCAGAAAGCCGGTGGCTCCCGTCAACAGCACCGTCCGCGCTGTCGCTTCGGCGCGCGGCAGCGTCGGGGCCTTCTGCAGCGTGGCCTCATCGATGAATTTATCCAGGGTGAGGTCACTGGCCCTCACCTCGGTGGCGCCCGGTCCGTGCACGGAGGCATAGGTCGGCCCATTGGCCGGTGCACCCGCGGCGCCATCCAAATACCCACTCAGGCTTCGCACAGAGGGTGCCTCGAACAGCGTCCTTACCGCCAACTGGGCGTCGAACGACGTGTTGATCGCGGCAACCACGCGCATCGCCGAGATCGAATCACCACCGAGATCGAAGAACGAATCATCGGTACCGACGCGCTCGACTCCCAGCACCTGGGCGTAGATGCCAGCAACCGCCTCTTCCACCGCATTGGCCGGGGCCCGATAGCGGGCCGCATCGTCGTATTCGGGCGCGGGCAGTGCTCGCTTGTCGAGCTTGCCGTTCACCGTCAGTGGCAATGCTTCCAACCGCACCAAGGCGGCAGGAACCATATAGGGAGGCAGTCGTTTCGCCAATGCTGCGCGCAGCTCGGCCGGCTCGCCCGTTCCGATGAAGTACCCGACCAGACGCTTGTCGCCAGGTCGATCCTCGCGGGCGATCACCGCTGCCTGCTCCACGCCATCCACGTCGGCAAGTGCCGCCTGGATCTCACCCAATTCAATGCGGAAGCCGCGTATCTTGACCTGTTCATCGGCCCGGCCCAAATACTCGAGCTGTCCAACCGAAGACTCCGACACGCCCCAGCGCACCAGGTCTCCGGTGCGATACATGCGGGTTCCGGGCTCGCCGAACGGGCAGGCGACAAAACGTGCGGCGGTGAGGGCTTGCCGCTTCACGTAACCGATGCCCACGCCAAGTCCCGCGACATACAACTCGCCGACCACACCCGGCGGCACCGGCCGCATCCACCTGTCCAGCACGAACAGCGCCGCGTCGGGCACGGGAACGCCGATCGGCACCACACCCGATCCAGCGATCAACTCGCCGAATGTGGCATAGATGGTCGTTTCAGTCGGCCCGTAACCGTTGATCATCACTCGTCCGGGCGCCCATCGGTCCACTACCTCGGTGGGGCAGGCTTCGCCCGCGACGACCAACGTCAGGTTGTTCAATCCCTCAGGCGACAACATGCCGACCGCCGACGGAGTCTGGAACAGTACGGTGACTTTTTCCCGGATCAACAGATCACGGAAGTCATCGGGCGAGCGCACCACCGAATCCGGAATGATCACCAATCTGCCGCCGTGCAGCAGCGCGCCGAAGATCTCCCAGACGGTGATGTCGAAGACCAGGGACCCGGCTTGGGTCCAGACCTCGCCGGGCCCGGTGGGCATATGGGTGAGCGGGAACTTGAGCGCCTGCGTCACGTTGCTGTGCGCGATCGCCACACCCTTGGGCACGCCGGTCGTTCCCGAGGTGTAGATCGTGTAGGCGATGTCATCGGGAGCCGGCGTGAGCAACGGCGTATGCCCATAGATGGCGCCGGTGGGGTCGTCCTCGGCATCATCGAACTGGACGACAGACACTCCGGACCCATCGAATCGGGCGCGCAGTTCGGCGGTTGTGACGGCCGCGATCGGCACGGCATCGGAGAGCATGAACTCCAGCCGCGTGTCCGGCACGGAGGGATCGATCGGTAGATATGACGCGCCGGTCTTGAGGATCGCAAGAATCGCGATAATCGCCTCGTCGGAACGCGGCATCAACAGTGCCACCGACTCCCCTGGCGCCGCGCCGTAGACCGATAGCAGATTGGCCAATCGATTGGCGGCTTCGTCGAGCTCACCGTACGTCGTCGAGCGGCCTTCGAATGTCAGCGCCACCGCCTCCGGAGCGCGGTCGACCTGTTCGGCGAAAGCCTCCGGAATGGATAACACCGGCTCGGGTCCGCGCACCAGCACCTTGCGGTTACCCCAACCGTCGAGCTGCTTGTGTTCATCGGTCTGCAATACGTCCAGCGACGAAAGTCGTTGGTCCGCATCGGAAACCATGGAGACCAGCACTCGCTCGAACCGCTCGAACACTGCCTGGATGTCGTCCAGGCCGAACTTGTCCGTGTCGTACTCGACGCGAATCCCCAGCTCATGTCCCGGCAGCGCCATCACCGACAGCGGATAGTGGTTGTACTCGCGAGTGACGAACTCGGTGATGGCCAGTTCCTGCACGCCCATGAACGCACTGGTGTCAATGGGGTAGCTCTCGTACAGGAAGAGGGTGTCGAACAGTTGTTCATGGCCTGCGACATGGTGAATCTCGTTGAGAGCCAGATGCTCATGCTCGATGGTGTCG
It includes:
- a CDS encoding GAP family protein is translated as MWRELLGLAFLMSLNPVLLGLILVVISRPRPVQNLLAFWVGALVVNVPSFVIALFALHMVPSFASFAKNLATADPGSSIKPLQLGTGVLCVVIAVWIATRLRSRQRENQPVATGAGGDSSVLVLDSEAPAVEARPVGRIRGAVSYLGSTFQRLLHRGKGAWENGALWVALVLGIGYMPPPPLVLLVDTIIVGSGTAMSTQVIAAVVFVFTMLAVFEIALISYVIAPARTQAVLEPIHNWALSHRQLVLLVLFAVVGIWQVLTGVGLV
- a CDS encoding acyl-[acyl-carrier-protein] thioesterase, with the protein product MGLDKDMMPVPHAHPHVYEARWPVRMADVDSGGRLRLDGAARHIQDIGQDHLRGVEAEETHPLWIVRRTMIDVIKPIDFKEALWLRRWCSATSNRWCQMRVRLDGRDGGLVESEAFWIHVSSETQGPARIDDDFLATVASTTDVGRLRWKPYNKPGSRDTATDIRDFPVRFTDMDLFDHMNNSVYWSIVEDHLSRESETRSAPFRVCLEHDSAVSLGDKLEIITNVYEDGTEFGVPGRGVTTLTYVVGDEVKALASIFAR
- the aceA gene encoding isocitrate lyase, translating into MSNVGKPRTAAEIQQDWDTNPRWKGITRDYTAAQVEELQGSVVEENTLARRGAEILWDAVSKDDDSYINALGALTGNMAVQQVRAGLKAIYLSGWQVAGDANLSGHTYPDQSLYPANSVPAVVRRINNALLRADEIARVEGDTSVDNWLVPIVADGEAGFGGALNVYELQKAMIAAGAAGTHWEDQLASEKKCGHLGGKVLIPTQQHIRTLTSARLAADVANTPTVVIARTDAEAATLITSDVDERDKPFVTGERTSEGFYNVQKGIEPCIARAKAYAPYADLIWMETGVPDLEVARKFAEAVKADFPDQLLSYNCSPSFNWKQHLDDSTIAKFQKELGAMGFKFQFITLAGFHALNYSMFDLAYGYAREGMTAYVDLQEREFASEARGYTATKHQREVGAGYFDKIATTVDPNTSTAALKGSTEEGQFH